One stretch of Ictalurus punctatus breed USDA103 chromosome 5, Coco_2.0, whole genome shotgun sequence DNA includes these proteins:
- the mapk14a gene encoding mitogen-activated protein kinase 14A isoform X1 — protein MSQKERATFYRQEVNKTVWEVPVRYQNLSPVGSGAYGSVCSAVDEKTGLKIAVKKLSRPFQSIIHAKRTYRELRLLKHMKHENVIGLLDVFTPSTSLEEFNDVYLVTHLMGADLNNIVKCQKLTDDHVQFLIYQILRGLKYIHSADIIHRDLKPSNLAVNEDCELKILDFGLARHTDDEMTGYVATRWYRAPEIMLNWMHYNMTVDIWSVGCIMAELLTGRTLFPGTDHIDQLKLIMLLVGTPGPELLTKMSSESARNYIHSLPQMPKRNFADVFIGANPQAVDLLEKMLVLDTDKRITAADALAHPYFAQYHDPDDEPEAEPYDQSFESRELEIEEWKRLTYEEVISFEPPAFDVDEMES, from the exons ATGTCGCAGAAAGAAAGAGCCACGTTTTACCGACAGGAGGTGAATAAGACGGTTTGGGAGGTCCCGGTGCGCTATCAGAACCTCTCTCCAGTCGGCTCTGGTGCATACGGATCTGTCtg CTCAGCGGTTGATGAGAAGACAGGTTTGAAGATTGCTGTGAAAAAACTCTCAAGGCCATTCCAGTCCATTATCCATGCCAAAAGAACCTACAGAGAATTGCGGCTTCTCAAGCACATGAAACATGAGAAC GTAATAGGCCTGCTGGATGTTTTCACACCTTCCACCAGTCTGGAGGAGTTCAACGACGT gtacCTGGTGACTCACCTGATGGGTGCAGACCTAAATAATATAGTGAAATGTCAGAAGCTGACTGATGACCATGTGCAGTTCCTTATCTACCAGATCCTTCGAGGGCTTAAG TACATCCATTCAGCAGACATCATTCACAGA GACCTGAAGCCCAGTAATTTGGCTGTGAATGAAGATTGTGAGCTTAAG aTCCTTGATTTTGGCCTGGCACGGCATACGGATGATGAAATGACAGGATATGTGGCCACCAGGTGGTACCGTGCTCCTGAAATCATGCTTAACTGGATGCACTACAACATGACAG TGGATATTTGGTCTGTTGGCTGCATTATGGCTGAGCTGCTGACAGGGAGAACGCTGTTCCCTGGCACCGACC ACATTGACCAGCTGAAACTTATCATGCTGCTCGTTGGAACTCCAGGACCTGAGCTGTTGACGAAAATGTCATCAGAATCT GCCAGGAATTACATTCATTCTCTGCCACAAATGCCTAAAAGGAATTTTGCTGATGTATTTATTGGGGCCAATCCACAGG CTGTGGACCTCCTCGAGAAGATGCTGGTTTTGGATACGGACAAGAGGATAACTGCAGCTGATGCTCTGGCTCATCCATACTTTGCCCAGTATCATGACCCAGATGATGAACCAGAAGCAGAGCCTTATGACCAGAGCTTTGAGAGTCGGGAACTAGAGATTGAGGAGTGGAAAC GTTTGACATATGAGGAAGTCATCAGTTTCGAGCCACCTGCCTTTGATGTGGATGAAATGGAATCGTGA
- the srpk1a gene encoding SRSF protein kinase 1a isoform X3, producing the protein MERKVLALQARKKRGKAKKATKKPVHQPRGVSQQQQLLPTEPQQQEPDEEILGSDDEEQEDPNDYCKGGYHHVKIGDLYNGKYHVIRKLGWGHFSTVWLAWDIQGKRFVAMKVVKSAEHYTETALDEIKLLRSVRNTDPDDPNREMVVQLLDDFKISGVNGTHVCMVFEVLGHHLLKWIIKSNYQGLPLPCVKSIIQQVLQGLDYLHTKCKIIHTDIKPENILMSVDESYVRRLAAEATEWQRAGAPPPSGSAVSTAPVPKQASKMSKNKKKKLKKKQKRQAELLEKCIQDLEEMENGLEGAEEEEDDPQSPKSPICAPLRHASMQDIGEEEVIDPGNPRERLTSVASDELNCNGFLPGSKAPPDEELDQVKELQLKQEDQHNANAGPSRDLSQSPYEYCNGLYSDEPGQSHSNGDVREEGEDDKLQGRPVPARDKQSSPQNAKQAAGNLLVNPLEPLNSDKIKVKIADLGNACWVHKHFTEDIQTRQYRSLEVLIGAGYSTPADIWSTACMAFELATGDYLFEPHSGEDYSRDEDAALTLDLRKRSGPTPADDMAPQIITDSRNFTLDFKQIGFCACPIFLQTLGP; encoded by the exons ATGGAGAGAAAAG TTCTCGCCCTCCAGGCCAGGAAGAAAAGGGGCAAAGCCAAGAAGGCAACCAAAAA GCCAGTTCATCAACCGAGAGGAGTgtcgcagcagcagcagctcctcCCTACAGAACCTCAGCAGCAGGAGCCTGATGAGGAGATTCTGGGATCCGATGATGAAGAGCAGGAAGATCCTAACGACTACTGCAAAG GTGGCTACCACCATGTGAAAATAGGTGACCTGTACAATGGGAAGTACCATGTGATTCGTAAGCTGGGCTGGGGCCATTTTTCCACTGTGTGGCTTGCCTGGGACATTCA AGGGAAGCGATTTGTGGCAATGAAAGTGGTGAAGAGTGCAGAGCACTATACAGAGACAGCCCTGGATGAGATAAAGCTGCTGAGATCT GTAAGGAACACTGACCCTGATGATCCAAACCGAGAGATGGTGGTTCAGCTGTTGGATGACTTCAAAATCTCTGGGGTCAATGGAACTC ATGTGTGCATGGTATTTGAAGTGTTGGGACACCATTTACTCAAGTGGATTATCAAGTCTAACTATCAAGGTTTACCCCTCCCTTGTGTCAAAAGCATCATTCAACAG GTTTTGCAGGGCCTTGACTACTTACACACAAAGTGTAAGATTATCCACACAGATATAAAGCCAGAGAACATTCTGATGAGTGTGGATGAGTCATATGTGAGAAGACTGGCAGCTGAAGCCACAGAGTGGCAGAGAGCTGGCGCCCCCCCTCCCTCTGGATCAGCAG TGAGTACAGCACCAGTACCTAAACAA GCATCCAAAATGTCgaagaacaaaaagaagaagctgAAGAAAAAGCAGAAGCGACAGGCAGAGCTGCTGGAGAAATGCATTCAGGACCTGGAAGAAATGGAGAATGGGCTTGAGGGtgcagaagaggaggaggatgaccCACAATCTCCTAAGTCACCTATTTGTGCACCTCTTAGACATGCCTCTATGCAGGACATTGGTGAAGAGGAAGTAAtag ACCCAGGTAACCCTAGAGAGCGTCTGACCTCGGTTGCCTCAGATGAGCTCAACTGTAATGGCTTCCTGCCTGGCAGCAAAGCACCACCTGACGAAGAACTAGATCAAGTCAAGGAACTGCAGCTGAAGCAGGAGGACCAGCACAATGCTAATGCAGGACCTTCAAGGGACCTGTCCCAGAGCCCTTATGAGTACTGTAACGGGCTGTACTCTGATGAACCTGGTCAGAGCCATAGCAATGGAGATGTGAGGGAGGAGGGAGAAGACGACAAACTTCAAGGAAGGCCAGTGCCTGCCAGAGACAAGCAGTCCTCACCACAGAATG CCAAGCAGGCAGCAGGGAACCTTCTAGTCAATCCCTTGGAACCGCTAAATTCAGACAAGATCAAGGTCAAGATTGCTGACTTGGGCAATGCATGCTGGGTG CACAAACACTTCACTGAGGACATACAGACGAGGCAGTATCGCTCCCTGGAGGTACTGATTGGTGCAGGTTACAGTACACCAGCTGATATATGGAGCACAGCTTGTATG GCATTTGAACTGGCCACTGGGGACTACTTGTTTGAACCCCACTCTGGTGAAGATTACTCCAGAGATGAAG atgctgcattgactctcgacttgagaaaacgcagtggaccaacaccagcagatgacatggcaccccaaatcatcactgactctAGAAACTTCACATTGGACTTCAAGCAAATTGGATTTTGTGCCTGTCCaatcttcctccagactctgggaccttga
- the mapk14a gene encoding mitogen-activated protein kinase 14A isoform X2 — translation MSQKERATFYRQEVNKTVWEVPVRYQNLSPVGSGAYGSVCSAVDEKTGLKIAVKKLSRPFQSIIHAKRTYRELRLLKHMKHENVIGLLDVFTPSTSLEEFNDVYLVTHLMGADLNNIVKCQKLTDDHVQFLIYQILRGLKYIHSADIIHRDLKPSNLAVNEDCELKILDFGLARHTDDEMTGYVATRWYRAPEIMLNWMHYNMTVDIWSVGCIMAELLTGRTLFPGTDHINQLQQIMRLTGTPPASLISRMPSHEARNYIHSLPQMPKRNFADVFIGANPQAVDLLEKMLVLDTDKRITAADALAHPYFAQYHDPDDEPEAEPYDQSFESRELEIEEWKRLTYEEVISFEPPAFDVDEMES, via the exons ATGTCGCAGAAAGAAAGAGCCACGTTTTACCGACAGGAGGTGAATAAGACGGTTTGGGAGGTCCCGGTGCGCTATCAGAACCTCTCTCCAGTCGGCTCTGGTGCATACGGATCTGTCtg CTCAGCGGTTGATGAGAAGACAGGTTTGAAGATTGCTGTGAAAAAACTCTCAAGGCCATTCCAGTCCATTATCCATGCCAAAAGAACCTACAGAGAATTGCGGCTTCTCAAGCACATGAAACATGAGAAC GTAATAGGCCTGCTGGATGTTTTCACACCTTCCACCAGTCTGGAGGAGTTCAACGACGT gtacCTGGTGACTCACCTGATGGGTGCAGACCTAAATAATATAGTGAAATGTCAGAAGCTGACTGATGACCATGTGCAGTTCCTTATCTACCAGATCCTTCGAGGGCTTAAG TACATCCATTCAGCAGACATCATTCACAGA GACCTGAAGCCCAGTAATTTGGCTGTGAATGAAGATTGTGAGCTTAAG aTCCTTGATTTTGGCCTGGCACGGCATACGGATGATGAAATGACAGGATATGTGGCCACCAGGTGGTACCGTGCTCCTGAAATCATGCTTAACTGGATGCACTACAACATGACAG TGGATATTTGGTCTGTTGGCTGCATTATGGCTGAGCTGCTGACAGGGAGAACGCTGTTCCCTGGCACCGACC ATATAAACCAGCTACAGCAGATAATGCGGCTGACAGGAACTCCCCCTGCCTCTCTAATAAGCAGGATGCCTAGCCATGAG GCCAGGAATTACATTCATTCTCTGCCACAAATGCCTAAAAGGAATTTTGCTGATGTATTTATTGGGGCCAATCCACAGG CTGTGGACCTCCTCGAGAAGATGCTGGTTTTGGATACGGACAAGAGGATAACTGCAGCTGATGCTCTGGCTCATCCATACTTTGCCCAGTATCATGACCCAGATGATGAACCAGAAGCAGAGCCTTATGACCAGAGCTTTGAGAGTCGGGAACTAGAGATTGAGGAGTGGAAAC GTTTGACATATGAGGAAGTCATCAGTTTCGAGCCACCTGCCTTTGATGTGGATGAAATGGAATCGTGA
- the srpk1a gene encoding SRSF protein kinase 1a isoform X4, which yields MERKVLALQARKKRGKAKKATKKPVHQPRGVSQQQQLLPTEPQQQEPDEEILGSDDEEQEDPNDYCKGGYHHVKIGDLYNGKYHVIRKLGWGHFSTVWLAWDIQGKRFVAMKVVKSAEHYTETALDEIKLLRSVRNTDPDDPNREMVVQLLDDFKISGVNGTHVCMVFEVLGHHLLKWIIKSNYQGLPLPCVKSIIQQVLQGLDYLHTKCKIIHTDIKPENILMSVDESYVRRLAAEATEWQRAGAPPPSGSAVSTAPVPKQASKMSKNKKKKLKKKQKRQAELLEKCIQDLEEMENGLEGAEEEEDDPQSPKSPICAPLRHASMQDIGEEEVIDPGNPRERLTSVASDELNCNGFLPGSKAPPDEELDQVKELQLKQEDQHNANAGPSRDLSQSPYEYCNGLYSDEPGQSHSNGDVREEGEDDKLQGRPVPARDKQSSPQNAKQAAGNLLVNPLEPLNSDKIKVKIADLGNACWVHKHFTEDIQTRQYRSLEVLIGAGYSTPADIWSTACMAFELATGDYLFEPHSGEDYSRDEDLSCMLPLCTTLLPEWINDN from the exons ATGGAGAGAAAAG TTCTCGCCCTCCAGGCCAGGAAGAAAAGGGGCAAAGCCAAGAAGGCAACCAAAAA GCCAGTTCATCAACCGAGAGGAGTgtcgcagcagcagcagctcctcCCTACAGAACCTCAGCAGCAGGAGCCTGATGAGGAGATTCTGGGATCCGATGATGAAGAGCAGGAAGATCCTAACGACTACTGCAAAG GTGGCTACCACCATGTGAAAATAGGTGACCTGTACAATGGGAAGTACCATGTGATTCGTAAGCTGGGCTGGGGCCATTTTTCCACTGTGTGGCTTGCCTGGGACATTCA AGGGAAGCGATTTGTGGCAATGAAAGTGGTGAAGAGTGCAGAGCACTATACAGAGACAGCCCTGGATGAGATAAAGCTGCTGAGATCT GTAAGGAACACTGACCCTGATGATCCAAACCGAGAGATGGTGGTTCAGCTGTTGGATGACTTCAAAATCTCTGGGGTCAATGGAACTC ATGTGTGCATGGTATTTGAAGTGTTGGGACACCATTTACTCAAGTGGATTATCAAGTCTAACTATCAAGGTTTACCCCTCCCTTGTGTCAAAAGCATCATTCAACAG GTTTTGCAGGGCCTTGACTACTTACACACAAAGTGTAAGATTATCCACACAGATATAAAGCCAGAGAACATTCTGATGAGTGTGGATGAGTCATATGTGAGAAGACTGGCAGCTGAAGCCACAGAGTGGCAGAGAGCTGGCGCCCCCCCTCCCTCTGGATCAGCAG TGAGTACAGCACCAGTACCTAAACAA GCATCCAAAATGTCgaagaacaaaaagaagaagctgAAGAAAAAGCAGAAGCGACAGGCAGAGCTGCTGGAGAAATGCATTCAGGACCTGGAAGAAATGGAGAATGGGCTTGAGGGtgcagaagaggaggaggatgaccCACAATCTCCTAAGTCACCTATTTGTGCACCTCTTAGACATGCCTCTATGCAGGACATTGGTGAAGAGGAAGTAAtag ACCCAGGTAACCCTAGAGAGCGTCTGACCTCGGTTGCCTCAGATGAGCTCAACTGTAATGGCTTCCTGCCTGGCAGCAAAGCACCACCTGACGAAGAACTAGATCAAGTCAAGGAACTGCAGCTGAAGCAGGAGGACCAGCACAATGCTAATGCAGGACCTTCAAGGGACCTGTCCCAGAGCCCTTATGAGTACTGTAACGGGCTGTACTCTGATGAACCTGGTCAGAGCCATAGCAATGGAGATGTGAGGGAGGAGGGAGAAGACGACAAACTTCAAGGAAGGCCAGTGCCTGCCAGAGACAAGCAGTCCTCACCACAGAATG CCAAGCAGGCAGCAGGGAACCTTCTAGTCAATCCCTTGGAACCGCTAAATTCAGACAAGATCAAGGTCAAGATTGCTGACTTGGGCAATGCATGCTGGGTG CACAAACACTTCACTGAGGACATACAGACGAGGCAGTATCGCTCCCTGGAGGTACTGATTGGTGCAGGTTACAGTACACCAGCTGATATATGGAGCACAGCTTGTATG GCATTTGAACTGGCCACTGGGGACTACTTGTTTGAACCCCACTCTGGTGAAGATTACTCCAGAGATGAAG